The following proteins are encoded in a genomic region of Thiomonas sp. X19:
- a CDS encoding SDR family NAD(P)-dependent oxidoreductase — translation MRDDDFTGRTALVTGAATGIGRAMAVAMADAGATVIVNHLGRAELADETVALIEAAGGSAWAVEADVSQGVAVRGMMDACLRRHGGVDILVNNAGILLEKPFLDISEAQWDHVLATDLKSVFLCCQAALPAMLSRGNGCIINVASELGYLGRAGFTAYTAAKAGVITLTRSLAREFAPRVRINAIAPGPVDTPMLGLEQMSAAWAAKEADVPMGRVGRPEEIAATAVFLASAHASYYCGQTLSPNGGALMA, via the coding sequence GTGCGCGATGACGACTTCACGGGCAGGACGGCGTTGGTGACAGGCGCCGCCACCGGCATCGGCCGCGCCATGGCCGTGGCCATGGCCGACGCGGGCGCGACGGTCATCGTCAATCACCTCGGCCGTGCGGAACTGGCGGATGAAACCGTGGCGCTGATCGAGGCTGCGGGCGGGTCGGCCTGGGCGGTGGAGGCCGACGTGTCGCAGGGCGTCGCGGTGCGCGGCATGATGGACGCCTGCCTGCGGCGCCACGGCGGCGTCGACATCCTGGTCAACAACGCCGGCATCCTGCTGGAGAAACCCTTTCTGGACATCAGCGAGGCGCAATGGGACCATGTGCTGGCCACCGACCTCAAGTCCGTGTTCCTGTGCTGCCAGGCCGCGCTGCCTGCCATGCTGAGCCGCGGCAACGGCTGCATCATCAACGTGGCGTCCGAACTGGGCTATCTCGGCCGCGCCGGATTCACCGCGTACACGGCGGCCAAGGCCGGGGTCATCACGCTGACGCGCTCGCTGGCGCGCGAGTTCGCGCCAAGGGTGCGCATCAACGCCATCGCCCCCGGGCCGGTGGACACGCCCATGCTGGGGCTCGAGCAGATGAGCGCGGCCTGGGCGGCGAAGGAGGCCGACGTGCCGATGGGGCGCGTCGGCCGCCCGGAGGAGATCGCCGCCACCGCCGTGTTCCTCGCCTCCGCGCACGCCAGCTATTACTGCGGCCAGACCCTCAGCCCCAACGGCGGGGCGCTGATGGCGTAG
- a CDS encoding fatty acid desaturase, whose amino-acid sequence MASTIFRYDDSAAPNALALGYTVLGYIAGLALLLADAWWLNAVGVLLLAHALTYSAYFLHEFAHGTIFRTNAANQRGGTAMSWINGSCYAPFADLRRKHMRHHIDRADVITFDYKRFLRTAPAWLRALVVALEWAYIPAVEFIMRAYVMLLPFIEPQRAAGRKRILAVLAARLAFFAALAWVSPKAVLLYFVAYLLFITVLRFADAYQHTYDAFAVLTGGSIPGDKVRDHDYEQHNTYSNLVSVGHPWLNLLLLNFSYHNAHHEKPTAPWHRLPALHRELYADKDMQVLPMSTLLRGFHRHRVKRVLSDDYGVVKAGAGKAEGFYGAVGVSFLTAV is encoded by the coding sequence ATGGCAAGCACCATCTTTCGCTACGACGACAGCGCCGCCCCCAATGCTCTTGCCTTGGGCTATACGGTCCTCGGCTACATCGCCGGCCTGGCGCTGCTGCTTGCGGATGCCTGGTGGCTCAACGCGGTGGGCGTGCTCCTGCTCGCCCATGCGCTGACCTACTCGGCCTATTTCCTGCACGAATTCGCCCACGGCACGATCTTCAGGACCAATGCCGCGAACCAGCGCGGCGGCACGGCGATGAGCTGGATCAACGGCAGCTGCTACGCACCGTTCGCCGACCTGCGGCGCAAGCACATGCGGCACCACATCGACCGCGCCGACGTCATCACCTTCGACTACAAGCGCTTCCTGCGCACCGCGCCGGCGTGGCTGCGCGCGCTGGTGGTGGCACTGGAATGGGCCTACATCCCGGCGGTCGAATTCATCATGCGCGCCTACGTCATGCTGCTGCCCTTCATCGAGCCGCAGCGCGCTGCGGGCCGCAAGCGCATCCTGGCCGTGCTGGCCGCGCGCCTGGCGTTCTTCGCCGCGCTGGCTTGGGTTTCGCCCAAGGCCGTGCTGCTGTATTTCGTCGCCTACCTGCTGTTCATCACGGTGCTGCGCTTCGCCGACGCCTACCAGCACACCTACGACGCCTTCGCCGTGCTCACCGGCGGCAGCATTCCCGGCGACAAGGTGCGCGACCACGACTACGAGCAGCACAACACCTATTCCAACCTGGTCTCGGTCGGCCACCCCTGGCTCAATCTGCTGCTGCTCAACTTCAGCTATCACAACGCGCACCACGAGAAGCCCACCGCGCCCTGGCACCGACTGCCGGCTTTGCACCGCGAGCTGTATGCCGACAAAGATATGCAGGTGCTCCCGATGTCCACCCTGCTGCGCGGCTTCCATCGCCACCGCGTCAAGCGCGTGCTGAGCGACGACTACGGCGTGGTCAAGGCCGGCGCGGGCAAAGCCGAAGGCTTCTACGGCGCGGTGGGCGTGTCCTTCCTCACGGCGGTCTGA